The Brachyspira aalborgi genome has a segment encoding these proteins:
- a CDS encoding PepSY-like domain-containing protein codes for MKKILIFILTSILLYSQNITENSLPLRAKNFININFPGDKIESVNLHKNGEGYEVKIKSGFDFIFYETGLWKSVKANDTNLTIPRSCIHKNMVNTIDREYPLSKINYIERRDKNFLIILNNKIEIELSGYGLIINKRDIN; via the coding sequence ATGAAAAAAATATTGATTTTTATTTTAACTTCTATTTTATTATATTCTCAAAATATAACCGAAAACTCTCTGCCTTTAAGGGCAAAAAATTTTATAAATATAAATTTTCCTGGCGATAAAATCGAAAGCGTTAATTTGCATAAAAATGGCGAAGGCTATGAAGTAAAAATAAAATCGGGATTTGACTTTATTTTTTATGAAACGGGATTATGGAAAAGCGTTAAAGCAAACGATACAAATTTAACTATTCCAAGAAGTTGCATCCATAAAAATATGGTTAATACTATAGATAGAGAATATCCTTTATCAAAAATAAATTATATAGAGAGAAGAGATAAAAATTTTTTAATAATATTAAATAATAAAATTGAAATTGAATTAAGCGGATACGGTTTAATTATAAATAAAAGAGATATAAATTAA
- a CDS encoding class I SAM-dependent methyltransferase: MQNEIKKICIITDINGIYGFGHFTRMKFIANKLNFFYDFIFSSINDKSDIYSKPNIETCKFNEIKNIRPYLTIIDCREIDKKYIKYLKKLSPVIIVDSVGEERNFADMIIEMLPNLENGDLVNIKPFFTTILNSNIKPKYDSEAPILVYLGFNNRLKNKAFEIISKIENKKFVFVESENKNENIISKNFSPDIFENSYSAVITYFGLTAFECIEAKIPVILLSPTKYHNDLGEKCKDIFFNLGFFEEVDIEEAFNKINNFLFDFNLQNKYKENSKNIDTEKSIERIKIIIDNIADFKNIKCPFCKSKNIKLKNRNAESNLYKCRKCNSLFRKFFFPISTDYSSKYFIEDYKNQYGKTYEEDEENLKALAKNRLEIIKNIKPEGKILDLGSAMGFFLKEASLNGYETEGIEISEYAANYCVSNLNLNVHNISLLDFEYKEKEYDIITAWYVLEHIYNFDKLLEKILFSLKEDGIFALAMPNGNGISGKFNKNYFKIVPTDHAFETNYKALDNFLKKYSLKRIHLENKSVYYNRFCDIFNLGFLKENKGFKNFYNLFAKKYNLGDTFECIYRKIK, encoded by the coding sequence ATGCAAAACGAAATAAAAAAAATATGTATTATAACCGATATAAACGGAATATACGGATTCGGGCATTTTACTCGAATGAAATTTATAGCAAATAAACTTAACTTTTTTTACGATTTTATATTTTCTTCAATTAACGACAAAAGCGATATATATTCAAAGCCAAATATTGAAACTTGCAAATTTAACGAAATAAAAAATATTCGTCCTTATTTAACTATAATCGACTGCAGAGAAATCGATAAAAAATATATAAAATATTTAAAAAAATTATCTCCCGTTATAATCGTAGACAGCGTTGGCGAAGAAAGAAATTTTGCCGATATGATTATAGAAATGTTGCCGAATTTAGAAAACGGCGATTTGGTTAATATAAAGCCTTTTTTTACTACAATTCTTAATTCTAATATAAAGCCGAAATACGACAGCGAAGCTCCGATTCTAGTTTATTTGGGTTTTAATAATCGTTTAAAAAATAAAGCTTTTGAAATAATCTCAAAAATAGAAAATAAAAAATTTGTGTTTGTAGAATCTGAAAATAAAAACGAAAATATAATTTCAAAAAATTTTTCTCCCGATATATTTGAAAATTCTTACTCGGCGGTTATAACTTATTTTGGGCTTACCGCTTTTGAATGCATTGAAGCTAAAATTCCCGTAATATTATTATCGCCTACAAAATATCATAACGATTTGGGAGAAAAATGCAAAGATATATTTTTTAATTTAGGATTTTTTGAAGAAGTTGATATTGAAGAGGCTTTTAATAAAATAAATAATTTTCTTTTTGATTTTAATTTGCAAAATAAATATAAAGAAAATTCTAAAAATATAGATACTGAAAAATCTATTGAAAGAATAAAAATTATAATCGATAATATCGCGGATTTTAAAAATATAAAATGTCCTTTTTGCAAATCAAAAAATATAAAATTAAAAAATAGAAATGCAGAATCGAATTTATATAAATGTAGAAAATGTAATTCTTTATTTAGAAAATTTTTCTTTCCCATTTCAACCGATTATTCTTCAAAATATTTTATTGAAGATTATAAAAATCAATACGGAAAAACTTACGAAGAAGACGAAGAAAATTTGAAAGCTCTCGCAAAAAATCGTTTGGAGATAATAAAGAATATTAAGCCCGAAGGCAAAATATTAGATTTAGGTTCGGCAATGGGATTTTTCTTAAAAGAAGCTTCATTAAACGGATACGAAACCGAAGGAATAGAGATAAGCGAATATGCGGCAAACTACTGCGTGAGTAATCTTAATTTAAATGTTCATAATATTTCTTTACTCGATTTTGAATATAAAGAAAAAGAATACGATATAATAACGGCTTGGTATGTTTTAGAGCATATATACAATTTCGACAAACTGCTTGAAAAAATATTATTTTCTCTTAAAGAAGACGGAATTTTTGCTTTGGCTATGCCCAACGGAAACGGAATTAGCGGAAAGTTTAATAAAAATTATTTTAAGATTGTTCCCACAGACCATGCTTTTGAAACAAATTATAAAGCTTTAGATAATTTTTTAAAAAAATATTCTCTAAAAAGAATTCATTTAGAAAACAAAAGCGTTTATTATAATAGATTTTGCGATATTTTTAATTTAGGATTTTTAAAAGAAAATAAAGGATTCAAAAATTTTTATAATTTATTTGCAAAAAAATATAATTTAGGCGACACTTTTGAATGTATATATAGAAAGATTAAATAG
- a CDS encoding bacteriohemerythrin, whose translation MDKWIVWDKKFEVGYKRIDDQHRELINIINDLHAASELGDLYNSEARDKFKIVLKRTVDYATYHFATEEKIMKAVHYKYFKEHISKHREFSSKVLENVIKYTNGENVDMDDFIVYLRDWLFSHIIGEDKNFVDELKNTLEKMKEEDERVK comes from the coding sequence ATGGATAAATGGATAGTATGGGATAAAAAATTTGAAGTCGGCTATAAAAGAATTGACGACCAACATAGAGAACTTATTAATATAATAAATGATTTGCATGCTGCGTCAGAATTGGGCGACTTATATAATTCCGAAGCTAGAGATAAATTTAAAATTGTTTTAAAAAGAACAGTTGATTATGCGACTTATCACTTTGCCACAGAAGAGAAGATAATGAAAGCCGTTCATTATAAATATTTTAAAGAACATATTTCAAAACATAGAGAATTTTCTAGCAAAGTTTTGGAGAATGTTATTAAATACACAAACGGCGAAAATGTCGATATGGATGATTTTATTGTTTATTTAAGAGATTGGCTTTTCAGTCATATTATAGGCGAAGATAAAAATTTTGTTGACGAATTAAAAAATACGCTTGAAAAAATGAAAGAAGAAGACGAAAGAGTAAAATAA
- the eno gene encoding phosphopyruvate hydratase yields MSLIDNIVAREILDSRGNPTVEVDVYLDSGAFGRAAVPSGASTGEHEAVELRDGDKARYLGKGVQKAVENVNEIICNELLDMDALEQVEIDRTMIEIDGTENKGKLGANAILGVSLAVAKAAADELGIPLYRYIGGTNAKTLPVPMANILNGGAHSSAPIDFQEYMVMPVGSSSFKEGIRCVAEVFHNLKNILHDKGLSTTVGDEGGFAPDLKDNEEPLKVIMQAIEKAGYKPGEDVCIAMDPASSEFYDKDKKKYIFKKSDKRELTSAEMVDFYAHLVNNYPIISIEDATAEDDWQGWKILTEKLGKKVQLVGDDLFVTNVKRLQMGLDKGVANSILIKVNQIGSLTETLDSIELAKTHNYTSVVSHRSGETEDTTIADIVVATNAGQIKTGSASRSDRIAKYNQLLRIEEELGNRAVYLGKKAFFNLK; encoded by the coding sequence ATGTCTTTAATAGATAATATAGTAGCGAGAGAAATTTTAGACTCGAGAGGAAATCCTACCGTAGAGGTGGATGTTTATTTGGATAGCGGAGCTTTTGGAAGAGCGGCAGTTCCATCTGGGGCTTCAACGGGAGAGCATGAAGCCGTAGAATTAAGAGACGGAGATAAAGCAAGATATTTAGGCAAAGGCGTTCAAAAAGCGGTTGAAAATGTAAATGAAATTATTTGCAATGAATTATTAGATATGGACGCTTTAGAGCAAGTTGAAATTGACAGAACTATGATAGAAATTGACGGCACGGAAAACAAGGGAAAACTTGGAGCAAATGCAATATTGGGAGTATCTCTTGCAGTAGCTAAAGCTGCCGCCGATGAACTTGGCATTCCTCTATACAGATATATTGGCGGAACAAACGCTAAAACTTTGCCCGTTCCTATGGCTAATATTTTAAATGGCGGCGCACACTCAAGCGCTCCTATAGATTTTCAAGAGTATATGGTTATGCCCGTAGGTTCTTCAAGTTTTAAAGAAGGAATTCGTTGCGTAGCCGAAGTTTTCCATAATTTGAAAAATATTCTTCATGATAAAGGTTTAAGCACAACCGTTGGAGATGAAGGCGGTTTTGCTCCAGATTTGAAAGACAATGAAGAGCCTTTGAAAGTTATTATGCAAGCAATAGAAAAAGCGGGTTATAAACCAGGCGAAGATGTATGCATTGCTATGGACCCAGCTTCAAGCGAATTTTACGATAAAGATAAAAAGAAATATATTTTCAAAAAGTCGGATAAAAGAGAGCTTACTTCCGCGGAAATGGTAGATTTTTACGCTCATTTGGTAAATAATTATCCTATCATATCAATAGAAGACGCTACGGCTGAAGACGATTGGCAAGGATGGAAAATCTTAACCGAAAAATTAGGCAAAAAAGTTCAGTTAGTTGGAGACGATTTATTTGTTACAAATGTTAAAAGACTTCAAATGGGACTCGATAAAGGAGTCGCTAATTCTATATTAATAAAAGTTAATCAAATAGGTTCTTTAACCGAAACTTTAGATTCAATCGAACTTGCTAAAACTCATAATTATACTTCCGTAGTTTCGCATCGTTCGGGAGAAACCGAAGACACTACAATAGCCGATATAGTTGTCGCCACAAACGCGGGACAGATAAAAACGGGAAGCGCTTCAAGGAGCGATAGAATAGCAAAATATAATCAACTTTTAAGAATAGAAGAAGAATTAGGAAATAGAGCCGTTTATTTAGGAAAAAAAGCTTTCTTTAATTTAAAATAA
- the ileS gene encoding isoleucine--tRNA ligase, with amino-acid sequence MDYSSTINLPKTDFPMKAGLKEKEPKIIQKWEEEKNYKRLRELRKDAPKCILHDGPPYANGDIHIGTALNKIIKDIIVRYKSAKGFNSPYIPGWDCHGMPIELKVQESLGDKYKETSKFIMRKKCRAYAQKYIDIQRKQFKRLGVMGDWENPYLTMSPEYESEIVSVFSQLVERGYIFKGLRTIHWCIHCETALAAAEIEYDDNHVSNSIYVRFPVLNKINDKLNGNVDVMIWTTTPWTLPSNMACAFNKNLEYAAVKIGDRYAIMTTTLIETVLSKNNLTLEGLDIIPISLEEIEKLEIAHPFIENRKSAVVFADYVETTSGTGIVHTAPGHGLEDYQTGLNYNLDIYCPVDREGRYTSDYKEMEGVRVTDANPKIIEILKNNGRLFYKEDISHSYPICWRCKNPLIFRATDQWFMNMKHDNIDERTVKSLENIKWYPIWGHDRMKKMLDNRPDWCLSRQRSWGVPIPAFYCKKCGKTLLTSESTKHFAEIVKAKGMDIWFELEPKDLLPAGTKCECGSDEFGKEEDILDVWFDSGVSSFASQKTNKDLDGNFPVEIYLEGGDQYRGWFQAAIWPSMAIRGIPPYKELITHGWTLDENGKAMHKSAGNVVSPLDVIDKYGADILRLWCISEDFTHNARVGDNMMKAIADNYRKIRNTFRYLLGNLNDFDFEKDKIEIEKLFPVDRYALSRLYSFVKSAEKSCDNYEFHVFYQRLINYCVVELSATYLDIIKDRLYCDKKDSISRRSAQTVLIEILDVLVKVIAPFLPFTMDEIWGHYKKSSSVHLELWTELKEEYIDLELEKEWETLLKVRGDVLLSLERARDNNTIGKSLEAYINISPKDSAVKDLLIKYNKYLNEIFIVSKVIVEDKKDDSFIEGDVSFVKTIKAEHEKCIRCWGHYETVGENKEHKELCARCVEALK; translated from the coding sequence ATGGATTACAGTTCCACAATAAACTTGCCAAAAACCGATTTCCCAATGAAAGCGGGATTAAAAGAAAAAGAGCCTAAAATAATACAAAAATGGGAAGAAGAAAAAAATTATAAGCGACTTAGAGAATTAAGAAAAGACGCTCCAAAATGCATTTTGCATGACGGTCCGCCTTACGCTAATGGCGATATTCATATAGGAACGGCATTAAATAAAATTATTAAAGATATTATAGTCCGATATAAATCGGCAAAAGGTTTTAACTCTCCTTATATTCCTGGATGGGATTGTCATGGAATGCCGATAGAATTAAAAGTGCAGGAAAGTTTGGGAGATAAATATAAAGAAACTTCCAAATTTATAATGCGAAAAAAATGCAGAGCCTACGCTCAAAAATATATCGATATTCAAAGAAAACAATTTAAAAGACTCGGAGTTATGGGAGATTGGGAAAATCCTTATCTCACTATGTCGCCCGAATACGAATCTGAAATAGTTTCGGTTTTTTCTCAACTTGTAGAGAGAGGATATATATTTAAAGGTTTAAGAACTATTCATTGGTGTATTCATTGCGAAACGGCTTTAGCGGCTGCAGAAATAGAATATGACGATAATCATGTATCAAACAGTATTTATGTTAGATTTCCCGTTTTAAATAAAATAAACGATAAATTAAACGGTAATGTAGATGTTATGATATGGACTACTACGCCTTGGACATTGCCGTCAAATATGGCTTGCGCTTTCAATAAAAATTTAGAATATGCGGCGGTTAAAATAGGCGATAGATACGCGATAATGACAACAACTTTAATAGAAACTGTTTTATCAAAAAATAATTTAACTTTAGAAGGACTTGATATAATTCCAATATCTTTGGAAGAGATAGAAAAATTGGAAATAGCGCATCCGTTTATAGAAAATAGAAAATCCGCTGTAGTATTTGCCGATTATGTTGAAACCACTTCAGGAACGGGAATAGTTCACACAGCGCCAGGACATGGTTTAGAAGACTATCAAACGGGATTAAATTACAATTTAGATATTTATTGCCCCGTAGATAGAGAAGGAAGATACACTAGCGATTATAAAGAAATGGAAGGCGTTAGAGTAACTGACGCTAATCCTAAAATAATAGAAATTCTAAAAAACAACGGAAGATTATTTTATAAAGAAGATATAAGCCATAGTTATCCGATTTGTTGGCGATGTAAAAATCCTTTAATATTTAGGGCTACAGACCAATGGTTTATGAATATGAAGCATGATAATATTGACGAGCGAACAGTTAAATCGCTTGAAAATATAAAATGGTATCCGATTTGGGGACATGATAGAATGAAAAAAATGCTTGATAATCGTCCCGATTGGTGTTTATCAAGACAGCGTTCTTGGGGAGTTCCGATTCCAGCTTTCTATTGTAAAAAGTGCGGTAAAACTTTACTTACTTCAGAATCTACAAAACATTTTGCAGAAATAGTAAAAGCTAAAGGAATGGATATTTGGTTTGAATTAGAGCCGAAAGATTTGCTTCCTGCGGGAACAAAATGCGAATGCGGAAGCGATGAATTCGGCAAAGAAGAAGATATATTAGATGTTTGGTTTGATTCGGGAGTTTCTTCTTTCGCTTCTCAAAAAACAAATAAAGATTTAGACGGAAATTTTCCCGTTGAAATATATTTAGAAGGAGGCGACCAATATAGAGGTTGGTTTCAGGCTGCAATTTGGCCCTCAATGGCTATAAGAGGAATTCCGCCATATAAAGAATTAATAACTCATGGATGGACATTAGACGAAAACGGAAAGGCAATGCATAAAAGCGCGGGAAATGTTGTCTCACCTTTGGATGTAATCGACAAATACGGAGCGGATATATTGCGACTTTGGTGCATAAGCGAAGATTTCACTCATAACGCGAGAGTGGGCGACAATATGATGAAAGCGATAGCCGACAATTACAGAAAAATAAGAAACACTTTCAGATATTTGCTCGGCAACTTAAACGATTTCGATTTTGAAAAAGATAAAATTGAAATTGAAAAACTTTTTCCCGTTGACAGATACGCTTTATCTAGATTATATAGTTTCGTTAAATCTGCAGAAAAATCCTGCGATAATTACGAGTTTCATGTATTCTATCAAAGACTAATAAATTATTGCGTAGTCGAACTTTCGGCAACCTATTTGGATATAATAAAAGATAGATTATATTGCGATAAAAAAGATTCTATATCTCGAAGAAGCGCTCAAACCGTTTTAATAGAAATTTTGGATGTGTTGGTTAAAGTAATCGCTCCTTTCCTACCTTTCACTATGGATGAAATTTGGGGACATTATAAAAAATCTTCTTCCGTTCATTTGGAATTATGGACGGAATTAAAAGAAGAATATATCGATTTGGAACTTGAAAAAGAATGGGAAACCTTGCTTAAAGTAAGAGGCGATGTTTTGCTTTCGCTTGAGCGGGCGAGAGACAATAATACAATCGGAAAATCTTTAGAAGCTTATATAAATATATCGCCAAAAGATTCAGCCGTTAAAGATTTGTTAATTAAATATAATAAATACTTAAACGAAATATTTATTGTAAGCAAAGTTATAGTCGAAGATAAAAAAGACGATTCTTTTATTGAAGGCGATGTTTCATTTGTAAAAACAATCAAAGCGGAACATGAAAAATGCATTCGTTGTTGGGGACATTATGAAACGGTTGGAGAGAATAAAGAACATAAAGAATTATGCGCAAGATGCGTTGAAGCTTTGAAATAA
- a CDS encoding DUF3536 domain-containing protein, translating into MRYLILHGHFYQPPRENPFLGEIPKEASASPSHDWNERITKECYSPNAYSRILDLGGKIADMSNNYQFMSFNFGPTLIDYIAKTRNDLLERIVEADKKSIERLGFGNAIAQVYNHIILPLAKKEDMRVEIKWGLYNFEKYFKRKSNGMWLSETAINLDVVDALYDCGVKFTILSPYQAHYVKNSTLIDVSGGQIDTSKPYWLYGHNGKKIAVFFYDPYISNDIAFQHLLRSADKFAERIRNAYGNRNLVNIATDGESYGHHEAFADMCLSWYFKENIHRDNIIPTNYEHYLNMFPPTEEVILHEGEGGRGTSWSCSHGVERWRSACGCGGWDGCDLSWRQPLREAFDILRNMQDKLFSTFLDFTNDTRNSLREEYVRAIYNDSDAKDLYEICNKYISFKEFIFLMESYKYSLFSYTSCGWFFEDVSRLEPVKNMQYAEQSFHYARMLVKNKNAKFVEEAYKEFLETLEKSISNKPEHLTARYFYEKEEKEDSFYKLYIINHFIFNLIASDYKEDNLNIFKHIVRATKKEKNYIEGILIDNIDSDIYFKAKTIKENYELKNQIQISQIYEEIDNSQVYTLSLKDLTSDVRDKFANEIFKDDIKKLDKLMHDIYPEYKELFEYFNSNGITPDYDYRRLMGAMASPILREKILERGRDAYDEVSEGLKNARHAGMFVSNSGISSLIGDNIKNALNQLYETGNPKIIFELLSDIQFLSNNDMPIDRNTYENIFYKILEKYKSGNIHFEEEEKKLFVELGYWLNFSMSDI; encoded by the coding sequence ATGAGATACTTAATTTTACATGGACATTTCTATCAACCGCCGAGAGAGAATCCTTTTTTGGGAGAAATTCCTAAAGAAGCGAGCGCATCTCCTTCGCATGATTGGAATGAAAGAATAACTAAAGAATGTTATAGCCCGAACGCTTATTCGCGAATACTTGATTTGGGCGGAAAAATAGCCGATATGTCAAATAACTATCAGTTTATGAGTTTTAATTTCGGTCCGACTCTTATAGATTATATTGCAAAAACAAGAAACGATTTGCTTGAGAGAATAGTCGAAGCCGATAAAAAAAGCATAGAAAGATTAGGTTTTGGAAACGCTATAGCTCAAGTTTACAATCATATTATTTTGCCTTTGGCTAAAAAAGAAGATATGAGAGTCGAGATAAAATGGGGCTTATATAATTTTGAAAAATATTTTAAAAGAAAATCAAACGGAATGTGGCTTTCGGAAACTGCTATTAATTTAGATGTAGTTGACGCTTTATACGACTGCGGAGTTAAATTTACTATCTTATCGCCTTATCAAGCGCATTATGTAAAAAATTCAACTTTAATAGATGTTTCGGGCGGACAAATCGACACTTCAAAACCTTATTGGTTATACGGACATAACGGTAAAAAAATAGCCGTGTTTTTTTACGACCCTTATATTTCAAACGATATAGCTTTTCAGCATTTATTAAGGTCTGCCGATAAATTCGCCGAGAGAATAAGAAACGCTTATGGAAATAGAAATTTAGTAAATATTGCTACAGACGGAGAGAGCTACGGACATCATGAAGCTTTTGCCGATATGTGTCTTTCATGGTATTTTAAAGAAAATATTCATCGAGATAATATTATTCCTACAAATTACGAGCATTATTTGAATATGTTTCCGCCAACCGAAGAGGTTATATTGCATGAAGGCGAGGGCGGACGCGGAACTTCATGGAGTTGTTCGCATGGAGTTGAAAGATGGAGAAGCGCCTGCGGTTGCGGAGGTTGGGACGGATGCGATTTATCTTGGAGGCAACCTTTAAGAGAAGCTTTCGATATTTTAAGAAATATGCAAGATAAATTATTCAGCACTTTTTTAGATTTCACTAACGATACGAGAAATTCTTTAAGAGAAGAATATGTTAGAGCGATATATAACGATTCGGACGCTAAAGATTTGTATGAGATATGCAATAAATATATTTCGTTTAAAGAATTTATATTTTTAATGGAATCTTATAAATATTCTTTATTTTCTTATACTTCTTGCGGATGGTTTTTTGAAGATGTTTCGAGATTAGAACCCGTTAAAAATATGCAATATGCAGAACAGTCTTTTCATTATGCGAGAATGCTCGTAAAAAATAAAAATGCAAAATTCGTAGAAGAAGCTTATAAAGAATTTTTAGAGACTTTAGAAAAATCAATAAGCAATAAACCCGAGCATCTCACGGCGAGATATTTTTACGAGAAAGAAGAAAAAGAAGATTCGTTTTATAAATTATATATAATAAATCATTTTATATTTAATTTAATCGCGTCAGATTATAAAGAAGATAATTTAAATATATTTAAACATATAGTTAGAGCGACAAAAAAAGAAAAAAATTATATCGAGGGAATATTGATAGATAATATAGATTCCGATATATATTTTAAGGCGAAAACAATTAAAGAAAATTACGAATTAAAAAATCAAATTCAAATCTCTCAAATTTACGAAGAGATTGACAATTCTCAAGTTTATACTTTATCTTTAAAAGATTTAACTTCCGATGTTAGAGATAAATTTGCAAACGAGATATTTAAAGACGACATAAAAAAATTAGATAAATTAATGCATGATATTTATCCCGAGTATAAAGAATTATTTGAATATTTTAATTCAAACGGAATAACTCCCGATTACGATTATAGGCGACTTATGGGCGCTATGGCTTCTCCGATTTTAAGAGAAAAAATTCTTGAAAGAGGAAGAGACGCTTACGATGAAGTTTCCGAAGGTTTAAAAAATGCAAGGCATGCGGGAATGTTTGTTTCAAATAGCGGAATATCAAGTTTAATAGGAGACAATATTAAAAACGCTTTGAATCAATTATATGAAACGGGAAATCCTAAAATAATATTTGAGCTTTTAAGCGATATACAATTTTTATCAAATAACGATATGCCGATAGATAGAAACACTTACGAAAATATTTTTTATAAAATACTTGAAAAATATAAAAGCGGAAATATTCATTTTGAGGAAGAAGAAAAAAAGTTATTTGTAGAATTAGGATATTGGCTAAATTTTAGTATGAGCGATATTTAA
- a CDS encoding SoxR reducing system RseC family protein codes for MKREFALVLETYDNNIAKVELQRSSSCEGCSICSSGKPIVLRALNNINAEKGDNVIIEVEELKKGLNFLVYAVPLICLIIGYVIGDYFSKLISIKQNLGPVFSFALFFIYIIFGILKLKKNNKIIANIICKNEVISDNEK; via the coding sequence ATGAAAAGAGAATTCGCATTGGTTTTAGAAACCTATGATAATAATATAGCAAAAGTAGAATTGCAAAGAAGTTCAAGTTGCGAAGGTTGTTCAATTTGTTCTTCGGGCAAACCTATCGTTTTACGAGCTTTAAATAATATAAACGCGGAAAAAGGCGATAATGTTATAATAGAAGTCGAAGAATTAAAAAAAGGATTAAATTTTTTAGTTTATGCCGTTCCTTTAATTTGTCTTATAATCGGATATGTTATCGGAGATTATTTTTCAAAATTAATATCGATAAAACAAAATTTAGGACCAGTATTTTCTTTCGCTTTATTTTTTATCTACATTATTTTTGGAATTTTAAAATTAAAAAAGAATAATAAAATAATAGCGAATATAATTTGCAAAAACGAAGTTATATCAGATAATGAAAAATAA
- a CDS encoding SAM-dependent methyltransferase has translation MKKVKDFYYKKAKEENYKARSVFKLEEAQNKFKFIKSSDRVLDIGCSPGSFSQYMLNKILKSGFVVGVDIIPNSFSHQRFTFILGDIKEMNLKTFNNIEFDVVISDAMPNTTSDKETNHFRSIALAKSIFSLTKEVLKNGGNFFIKVFDGKDLSDFKNEIKKYFKSLEIFKPKSSRDESREIFLIAKYFNKSIDTK, from the coding sequence ATGAAAAAAGTAAAAGATTTCTACTACAAAAAAGCAAAAGAAGAAAATTATAAAGCGCGAAGCGTATTCAAACTTGAAGAAGCGCAAAATAAATTTAAGTTTATAAAATCTTCCGATAGAGTTTTGGATATAGGATGCTCTCCTGGTTCTTTTAGTCAATATATGCTTAATAAAATTTTAAAAAGCGGTTTTGTCGTGGGAGTTGATATTATTCCAAATTCTTTTTCTCATCAGAGATTTACTTTTATACTTGGCGATATTAAAGAAATGAATTTAAAAACTTTTAATAATATAGAATTCGATGTCGTTATAAGCGATGCTATGCCAAATACTACTTCCGATAAAGAAACAAATCATTTTCGCTCAATAGCTTTAGCAAAATCTATATTTTCTCTTACAAAAGAAGTTCTTAAAAACGGAGGAAATTTTTTTATAAAAGTTTTTGACGGAAAAGATTTGTCCGATTTTAAAAACGAAATTAAAAAATATTTTAAATCGCTTGAAATATTTAAACCTAAAAGTTCGAGAGACGAAAGCAGAGAAATATTTTTAATCGCAAAATATTTTAATAAATCGATTGATACAAAATGA
- a CDS encoding ankyrin repeat domain-containing protein gives MRIYFLIIIYIVLIFQNYLYSNSLLEENDYNQIIETIEEEEKEIEEIQNSNIPEKPNIFDKINNRESVRNMILNISLYLENGGDINVADSEGNTLLMKSVYLGYYDLADYILLNNADISLTNNNGENALILSADYPYIINLILNNNIDNLDSADNKGKTALFHACEFGNLNSVRILIKSGSDINKRDIFGKTILMYAVESENLELIKYLIEDIEVDINEKDDWGQNAIFFATKINIARYLIYKDIDYSEPNSIGLKAYEVLRYNGYNNLSTYLKKLEKK, from the coding sequence TTGAGAATATATTTTTTAATTATAATTTATATCGTTTTAATTTTTCAAAATTATCTTTATTCAAATTCATTATTAGAAGAAAATGATTATAATCAAATTATAGAAACCATAGAAGAAGAGGAAAAAGAAATTGAGGAAATTCAAAATTCAAATATCCCCGAAAAACCAAATATATTTGATAAAATAAATAATAGAGAAAGCGTAAGAAATATGATATTAAATATTTCTTTATATTTAGAAAATGGCGGCGATATAAATGTAGCGGATAGCGAAGGAAATACTTTATTAATGAAATCGGTTTATTTAGGATATTACGATTTAGCGGATTATATTTTATTAAATAACGCCGATATTTCATTGACTAATAATAACGGAGAGAACGCTTTAATTTTGTCCGCCGATTATCCTTATATAATAAATTTGATTTTGAATAATAATATTGATAATTTAGATAGCGCAGATAATAAAGGAAAAACCGCATTATTTCATGCATGCGAGTTTGGAAATTTAAATTCGGTTAGAATATTAATAAAAAGCGGAAGCGATATAAATAAAAGAGATATTTTTGGAAAAACTATTTTAATGTATGCCGTTGAAAGCGAGAATTTGGAACTTATAAAATATTTAATTGAAGATATTGAAGTCGATATAAACGAAAAAGACGATTGGGGACAGAATGCGATATTTTTTGCAACAAAAATAAATATAGCGAGATATTTAATTTATAAAGATATTGATTATTCAGAACCTAATTCAATAGGATTAAAAGCCTATGAAGTTTTAAGATATAACGGTTATAATAATTTGTCGACATATTTAAAAAAATTAGAAAAGAAGTAG